One window from the genome of Desulforamulus ruminis DSM 2154 encodes:
- the ftsL gene encoding cell division protein FtsL, which produces MAQEKFNYLLPEEQPRQVSQPRRALSKRAIRKGKVLLTGCILSVFMVGVVIAYYYAQVATLGYQVAQLQNSLNQLQSEQEDLESQANQLKSLERVEAIATTKLGMVKPNSSEVVLVTALSEDPQKKLEAKQGVNPAEPPENHEAPVQKEDKLSKAGETKSPVIEAFVDMVNRWERGL; this is translated from the coding sequence GTGGCACAGGAAAAATTTAACTACCTGCTTCCAGAGGAGCAACCCCGCCAGGTATCCCAACCCCGAAGAGCGCTGTCCAAAAGAGCTATTCGCAAGGGGAAAGTTTTGCTAACTGGTTGTATTCTTTCCGTGTTTATGGTAGGGGTTGTCATTGCCTACTACTATGCTCAAGTGGCCACCTTGGGATATCAAGTCGCTCAATTGCAAAATAGCTTAAATCAGCTACAGTCGGAGCAGGAGGATTTGGAAAGTCAAGCAAACCAATTGAAATCATTAGAACGAGTAGAGGCCATCGCCACTACCAAACTGGGTATGGTAAAGCCTAACTCCAGTGAAGTGGTACTTGTTACCGCCTTGTCTGAGGATCCTCAAAAAAAGCTGGAAGCTAAGCAAGGAGTTAATCCGGCGGAGCCACCGGAGAATCATGAAGCTCCGGTCCAGAAAGAGGACAAACTTTCCAAAGCCGGTGAAACAAAGAGCCCTGTCATTGAGGCCTTTGTTGATATGGTAAATCGTTGGGAGAGGGGACTCTAG
- the rsmH gene encoding 16S rRNA (cytosine(1402)-N(4))-methyltransferase RsmH, whose amino-acid sequence MEFKHVPVLLKESIQGLQVKPDGVYVDCTLGGAGHSREILRSLGAGGRLIGIDQDPAALTHAEQRLKNNTGQFIAVRSNFVQIKEVLAQLDIAAVDGVLFDLGVSSYQLDTPERGFSYMHDAELDMRMNPEQPISAKELIHKLSEPELAEIIRKYGEERWAKRIASFIVAERKRQPITTTARLVDVIKAAVPAGARREGPHPAKRTFQALRIAVNDELGILAGAIRDAVDKLKPGGRICVITFHSLEDRIIKDTFKELANPCTCPPDFPVCACGKQPGLKIITGKPVEPSLEEVEINPRARSAKLRIGERVQS is encoded by the coding sequence ATGGAATTTAAACATGTACCGGTATTGCTAAAGGAATCCATTCAAGGGCTGCAGGTGAAGCCGGATGGTGTTTATGTGGACTGCACCCTGGGAGGGGCCGGACACAGCCGGGAGATATTGCGCTCCCTGGGGGCCGGGGGAAGGCTGATTGGCATCGATCAGGACCCGGCAGCGCTGACCCATGCCGAACAACGTTTAAAGAATAATACCGGGCAATTTATTGCCGTTCGCAGTAATTTCGTACAGATCAAGGAAGTTCTTGCCCAACTGGATATCGCGGCAGTGGACGGGGTGTTGTTTGATCTGGGCGTTTCCTCCTATCAACTGGATACCCCGGAACGGGGATTTAGTTACATGCATGATGCGGAACTGGACATGCGCATGAACCCTGAACAGCCCATTTCGGCGAAAGAACTGATCCATAAACTTTCTGAACCGGAACTGGCGGAGATCATCCGTAAATATGGTGAAGAACGCTGGGCCAAAAGAATCGCCTCTTTTATTGTGGCGGAGAGGAAACGCCAACCCATTACTACTACCGCCAGGCTGGTGGATGTCATCAAGGCGGCAGTTCCTGCCGGAGCCCGGAGAGAAGGCCCTCATCCGGCCAAAAGGACCTTTCAGGCTCTGCGTATTGCTGTAAACGATGAATTAGGAATTCTGGCCGGGGCCATTCGGGATGCGGTAGATAAGCTTAAACCCGGCGGAAGGATTTGCGTGATTACTTTTCATTCCCTGGAGGATCGGATTATTAAAGACACTTTTAAGGAATTGGCCAATCCCTGTACCTGTCCTCCCGACTTTCCGGTTTGCGCCTGTGGCAAACAACCGGGGTTAAAAATTATTACCGGCAAACCGGTGGAGCCTTCCCTGGAGGAAGTGGAAATTAATCCCCGGGCCCGCAGTGCCAAATTGAGGATTGGGGAAAGAGTACAGTCTTAA
- the mraZ gene encoding division/cell wall cluster transcriptional repressor MraZ, producing MFMGEFQHNIDPKGRLIIPARFREGLGDRFIVTKGLDNCLFVYPPEEWAEMEQKLKSLPFARADARAFVRFFFSGATECELDRQGRILLPNNLREYAKMDREVVVVGVSNRVEVWAKAEWDRYNAQAESSFEELAEKIVDLL from the coding sequence ATGTTTATGGGGGAATTTCAGCACAACATCGACCCCAAAGGTCGTCTTATAATACCCGCCCGCTTCCGTGAAGGCCTGGGTGACCGGTTTATTGTCACCAAGGGATTAGACAACTGTCTTTTTGTCTATCCGCCCGAAGAATGGGCCGAGATGGAACAAAAGCTTAAGTCGCTGCCCTTTGCCAGGGCAGATGCCCGGGCCTTTGTACGTTTTTTCTTTTCCGGCGCTACTGAATGTGAGCTGGACCGGCAGGGTCGCATCCTGCTGCCCAATAATCTCCGGGAATATGCCAAGATGGACAGAGAAGTGGTTGTTGTAGGCGTATCCAACCGGGTGGAGGTTTGGGCCAAGGCGGAGTGGGACCGTTACAATGCTCAGGCCGAGTCTTCCTTTGAGGAATTAGCCGAAAAAATTGTGGATTTGCTTTAA
- a CDS encoding histidinol-phosphatase translates to MLVDYHIHTFRCGHAVGTVDEYVAEARKKGLRELGFADHLPLYWLPEDRRNPELAMSWPELKTYIHEVQQVRRANPDLSIKLGLEADYVPGYEPELKKILQELPLDYVLGSVHFLGDWAFDDPAGVGEYQKHDLDELYQRYFKMVQRGAASGLFDIMAHPDLIKKFGFKPGGSLKELYRETVKVFKEAGVCVDVNAAGWRYPCNELYPAPDFLKMCYQLGVPVTLGSDAHKPEQVGLGLNRAAALLKEIGFRQVAVFKGRKQTLVDL, encoded by the coding sequence ATGCTGGTGGACTATCATATCCATACCTTCCGTTGCGGCCACGCTGTGGGTACGGTGGACGAGTATGTGGCGGAGGCCCGCAAAAAGGGCCTGCGGGAGTTGGGCTTTGCCGACCACCTTCCCCTTTACTGGCTGCCCGAGGACCGGCGGAATCCTGAACTGGCCATGTCCTGGCCTGAACTAAAGACCTATATCCATGAGGTCCAGCAGGTCCGGCGGGCAAACCCCGACCTTTCCATAAAATTGGGTCTGGAAGCGGACTATGTGCCCGGTTATGAGCCTGAATTGAAAAAAATTCTTCAGGAATTACCGCTGGATTACGTCTTGGGATCGGTTCATTTTCTTGGAGACTGGGCCTTTGACGACCCCGCCGGGGTAGGGGAATATCAGAAACACGATCTGGATGAATTATACCAACGTTATTTTAAAATGGTGCAGCGGGGAGCGGCGTCCGGGCTGTTTGATATTATGGCCCATCCGGATTTAATTAAAAAATTTGGCTTCAAACCCGGGGGCTCTCTGAAGGAGTTGTACCGGGAAACCGTTAAAGTATTTAAGGAGGCCGGGGTTTGCGTGGATGTCAATGCAGCCGGCTGGCGTTACCCCTGCAACGAACTGTACCCTGCTCCGGATTTTCTAAAAATGTGTTACCAATTGGGCGTTCCCGTGACGCTAGGTTCCGATGCCCACAAACCGGAACAGGTGGGTCTGGGACTGAACCGGGCGGCGGCGCTGCTGAAGGAGATTGGCTTCCGCCAGGTGGCTGTGTTCAAAGGGAGAAAGCAAACCCTAGTGGATTTATAA
- a CDS encoding patatin-like phospholipase family protein — MVKKIGLALGGGFVRGAAHVGVLKVLEENGIRPRLMAGTSAGSFIASLYASGWSIPELERMARKLKPGFFIDEFAAVENFFVMTAQIFFEAFRFSYPFRPALGLMRGCKLEHFIRALLGKKKFEGLRMDLAIAAVDICTAAKVIFVSQSNELHMRAKENQVFITGVPIWEAVRASTSVPGLYEPKKIGDYLLVDGGLRENVPAQILKAMGAEVVIAVDLGNDGQDYKEPHNIVDVLTQTVDIIGSDTLEQILDEYADIRIRPLLKGVGPWDFGKVPYMIRQGELATRQLMPEILKAIY, encoded by the coding sequence ATGGTTAAAAAGATTGGTCTTGCATTGGGAGGAGGCTTTGTTCGTGGCGCCGCCCATGTGGGAGTGCTAAAGGTGTTGGAGGAAAATGGGATTCGGCCTCGCCTGATGGCCGGAACCAGTGCCGGAAGTTTTATTGCCTCTTTATATGCTTCGGGCTGGAGTATTCCCGAGTTGGAGAGGATGGCGCGCAAGTTAAAACCCGGTTTCTTTATCGATGAATTTGCAGCGGTAGAAAATTTTTTCGTTATGACTGCACAAATATTTTTTGAGGCTTTTCGCTTTTCTTATCCTTTTAGACCGGCCTTGGGTCTCATGCGGGGCTGCAAACTGGAGCACTTCATTCGAGCTCTTTTGGGAAAAAAGAAGTTTGAAGGCCTACGCATGGATTTAGCCATTGCAGCGGTGGATATTTGCACGGCGGCCAAAGTTATTTTTGTCAGTCAGTCCAATGAACTGCACATGAGGGCCAAAGAAAACCAGGTCTTTATCACCGGTGTGCCCATCTGGGAAGCGGTTCGGGCCAGCACTTCGGTACCCGGTCTCTATGAACCGAAAAAAATCGGAGATTATTTACTGGTAGACGGGGGTTTGCGGGAAAACGTTCCGGCCCAAATTCTTAAAGCCATGGGGGCGGAGGTTGTCATTGCAGTGGATTTGGGCAATGATGGCCAAGATTACAAAGAGCCCCACAATATTGTGGATGTTTTGACGCAAACCGTGGATATTATTGGTTCGGATACGCTGGAACAGATCTTAGACGAATATGCGGATATCCGGATAAGACCCTTGTTAAAAGGGGTGGGACCCTGGGATTTTGGAAAGGTTCCCTATATGATACGGCAGGGGGAACTGGCCACCCGCCAGTTAATGCCGGAAATTTTGAAGGCAATTTACTAG
- a CDS encoding sigma 54-interacting transcriptional regulator, whose amino-acid sequence MNTLRLRIQFEDRVGIVRDVSQVISPRNINIVSLQVLPNNMYLEVEYSGEKEEGILQRELCSIPGVQQVEPIEVMPHEEKERQIRAVLDSVSDGIIAVDRKGKITVFNPACEKILRMSSEQALGKNMSEVLSMDIPMIDSLRNGESYDNREIMITTPRGRHHYLSTGRPIKDQDGRGIGMVAALKDMSQVRDLVYSVTKPSMLTFDDIIYGSEAMERVIVLAKRVARSDSTVMIRGESGTGKELFARAIHMNSPRRNKPFVPLNCAALPDSLLESELFGYADGAFTGAKKGGKQGLFEFAHEGTLFLDEIGELTPHLQAKLLRVLQDGKVRRIGDGHEMVVNVRVIAATNRDLEEMLTRGGFREDLYYRLNVFPIRLPTLRERPEDIPFLVQHFLKKFGQEPGKEFTGISVGALRMLTRHRWVGNVRELENVIVRAINLVEKGEIKPEHIILDEGRFTKRENPHEDENGNPVSLKEAAAQAELDTLQTALKTHGSARKAAKALGVSHTTVLNKIRRFGLAGEKVSS is encoded by the coding sequence GTGAATACCTTACGGCTGCGAATTCAGTTTGAGGACCGGGTGGGCATTGTACGTGATGTGTCCCAGGTGATCTCGCCCAGAAATATAAACATTGTTTCCTTACAAGTACTTCCCAACAACATGTACCTGGAGGTTGAATACTCGGGAGAAAAGGAAGAAGGGATTCTACAGCGGGAACTGTGTTCCATTCCCGGGGTGCAGCAGGTGGAACCCATCGAAGTGATGCCCCACGAAGAGAAAGAAAGGCAAATCCGGGCGGTTTTGGATTCGGTCAGTGACGGCATTATCGCCGTTGACCGCAAAGGGAAAATAACCGTTTTTAATCCCGCCTGTGAGAAAATTTTACGGATGTCCTCCGAGCAGGCCCTGGGAAAGAATATGTCCGAAGTCCTTTCCATGGATATTCCCATGATTGACAGCCTGCGCAACGGGGAGAGTTACGATAACCGGGAGATCATGATTACCACCCCCCGGGGGCGGCACCATTATTTAAGCACCGGCCGGCCCATTAAGGATCAGGACGGCAGGGGGATCGGCATGGTGGCGGCCCTTAAGGATATGTCCCAGGTTCGGGATCTGGTTTATTCCGTCACCAAGCCCTCCATGTTAACCTTTGATGATATTATTTACGGCAGCGAAGCCATGGAACGGGTAATTGTCCTGGCGAAGAGGGTGGCACGCAGTGATTCTACAGTGATGATCCGGGGGGAAAGCGGTACCGGCAAGGAGTTATTTGCCCGGGCCATCCATATGAACAGTCCCCGCCGGAATAAACCCTTTGTTCCTCTTAACTGTGCCGCTTTACCGGATTCCCTGCTGGAAAGCGAACTGTTTGGCTATGCTGACGGTGCCTTTACCGGGGCTAAAAAGGGCGGCAAACAAGGGCTGTTTGAATTTGCCCATGAAGGAACCCTTTTCCTGGACGAGATTGGAGAACTGACTCCGCACCTGCAGGCCAAATTATTAAGGGTATTGCAAGACGGCAAGGTGCGGAGAATCGGAGACGGACATGAAATGGTGGTTAATGTCCGGGTAATTGCCGCCACTAACCGGGATTTGGAGGAAATGTTGACCCGGGGCGGCTTCCGGGAAGATTTGTATTACCGGTTAAATGTCTTTCCCATTCGCCTGCCAACCCTGCGGGAGCGTCCTGAAGATATTCCTTTTTTAGTGCAGCATTTTTTAAAGAAATTCGGACAGGAGCCGGGCAAAGAGTTTACCGGCATTTCTGTGGGGGCATTGCGCATGCTCACCAGACATCGCTGGGTGGGCAACGTCAGGGAACTGGAGAACGTGATTGTAAGGGCCATTAATTTAGTGGAAAAGGGAGAAATTAAGCCTGAGCATATCATCCTGGATGAAGGTCGTTTTACCAAGCGGGAAAATCCCCATGAAGATGAAAATGGTAATCCGGTTTCGCTTAAAGAAGCTGCGGCTCAGGCGGAACTGGATACCCTGCAGACAGCTCTGAAAACGCACGGCAGTGCCCGCAAGGCCGCCAAAGCCCTGGGTGTTTCCCATACCACCGTATTAAATAAGATCAGGCGCTTTGGCCTGGCGGGTGAGAAAGTAAGCTCTTAA
- a CDS encoding sensor domain-containing diguanylate cyclase: MLNNFILGKRIRTSLLTGFVVFIILPALLVGLFTLLQSHRIMEKSVHNTLDYLADTQQNAMSNWLDGRKVFIEGLAQNEQIKIMEPEAATRVITETLPLDHSFRSLVLVGTDGWVKSGRKNNTIWVGDREYFKQAMVGKTFVSEVLISRSNNDPVITVATPVKNQGKIVGVLFGGVDIKVITKMVQQNFPGTGGESYLINSDGLMISESQFTPELIAKQLVESKSSMNLKLNTQASQMISRGMNGSGIYTNYLDQRVFGLYRWLPDIKMGLIVEKQYHTAMLEAGLNTYYSVILTSGLAMLFFIFFAVYYSHRLSQPLERLAQEVNNIGQEDFRSVINVGANKEVEELVEAINRMSTNLFHSTSQLNSLIEKLEQSQAELNQEKSKLAQISITDELTGLYNRRQLNDEMERLVSLAISLGKNISFMMLDLDRFKRVNDTYGHATGDVVLKEFAVILRELCRATDVVGRFGGEEFVILVPFVKSDVVMAIAERIRAEVENFIFDADHHRIKITVSIGIAAVEAVPGTSVKRTSEELIMAADKCLYKAKNSGRNKTVLELIEIDTEQPPS, encoded by the coding sequence ATGTTAAACAATTTTATTCTGGGTAAGCGGATTCGCACGTCTTTGCTCACTGGTTTTGTGGTTTTTATTATTCTCCCGGCTTTACTGGTGGGACTATTCACTTTGCTGCAAAGTCACCGGATTATGGAAAAATCCGTTCATAATACCCTTGATTATCTCGCGGATACCCAACAGAACGCCATGAGCAATTGGCTGGATGGCCGCAAGGTCTTTATTGAGGGATTGGCTCAAAATGAACAGATCAAAATCATGGAACCGGAGGCGGCAACCCGGGTGATAACCGAAACACTGCCCTTGGATCACTCCTTTCGTTCCCTGGTGTTGGTTGGAACGGACGGTTGGGTTAAGTCAGGGCGTAAAAACAATACGATCTGGGTGGGAGACCGTGAATATTTTAAGCAGGCCATGGTAGGAAAAACCTTTGTCAGTGAAGTGCTGATCAGCAGAAGTAACAACGATCCTGTGATCACGGTGGCTACACCGGTAAAAAACCAGGGTAAAATTGTCGGTGTGCTATTTGGCGGTGTGGATATAAAGGTCATTACCAAAATGGTGCAGCAGAATTTCCCGGGCACCGGCGGGGAGTCTTATTTAATTAACTCTGACGGTTTAATGATCAGTGAATCTCAATTTACCCCTGAACTGATCGCCAAGCAATTGGTGGAGAGCAAAAGTTCCATGAACTTAAAATTGAATACCCAAGCCTCCCAGATGATTTCCAGAGGCATGAATGGTTCCGGTATCTATACCAATTATCTGGACCAAAGAGTCTTTGGCCTTTATCGCTGGCTGCCGGATATAAAAATGGGCTTAATTGTTGAAAAACAATATCATACGGCTATGCTGGAGGCGGGTTTAAATACCTACTACAGCGTCATCCTGACTTCGGGTTTGGCCATGCTTTTCTTTATCTTTTTCGCCGTTTACTACTCCCACCGGCTGAGCCAACCCCTGGAAAGACTGGCTCAGGAAGTGAATAATATCGGGCAGGAGGACTTTCGATCGGTTATCAATGTAGGGGCCAACAAAGAGGTGGAAGAACTGGTGGAGGCCATAAACCGTATGTCCACCAATCTGTTTCACAGCACCAGCCAGTTGAACAGCTTGATCGAAAAGCTGGAACAAAGCCAGGCGGAGTTAAATCAGGAAAAAAGCAAGTTGGCCCAAATATCCATAACCGATGAGTTAACCGGACTCTATAACCGGAGACAGCTCAATGATGAAATGGAGAGATTGGTCTCCCTGGCCATCTCCCTGGGCAAGAATATTTCTTTTATGATGCTGGATTTGGATCGCTTTAAAAGGGTGAATGACACCTACGGTCACGCCACCGGGGATGTGGTGCTGAAGGAATTTGCCGTAATCTTGCGGGAATTGTGCCGGGCCACCGATGTGGTAGGCCGTTTTGGCGGTGAAGAATTTGTCATTTTAGTTCCCTTTGTCAAGTCCGATGTGGTTATGGCCATTGCCGAACGCATCCGGGCAGAGGTGGAGAATTTCATTTTTGATGCGGACCATCACCGGATCAAGATCACCGTCAGTATCGGCATTGCTGCCGTGGAAGCGGTACCCGGCACCTCTGTAAAGCGGACTTCGGAAGAACTAATTATGGCTGCGGATAAATGTTTATACAAGGCCAAGAACAGCGGCCGCAACAAAACCGTTTTGGAATTGATTGAAATAGATACAGAGCAGCCCCCTAGCTAA
- a CDS encoding Fur family transcriptional regulator encodes MKNVITEVEEKLKSKEYKLTPQRQQILEVLLENKDKHLSAEDVYTLVKKKAPDVGLATVYRTLELFVEFDIVHSINFGDGRKRYEYGDDSEGHHHHHAICLKCGKITEINEDLLEDIEKQVSKDYNFSVTDHELKIYGYCRSCKI; translated from the coding sequence TTGAAGAATGTTATAACTGAAGTTGAAGAGAAATTAAAATCAAAGGAATACAAATTAACACCCCAAAGACAGCAAATATTAGAAGTATTGCTGGAGAACAAAGACAAGCATCTGAGTGCGGAAGATGTTTATACTCTGGTCAAAAAAAAGGCTCCGGATGTGGGCCTGGCAACGGTTTACCGTACCCTTGAATTGTTTGTGGAATTTGACATTGTACACAGCATCAACTTTGGGGATGGTAGGAAGCGTTATGAATATGGCGACGACAGTGAGGGACACCACCATCACCATGCTATTTGCCTTAAATGTGGTAAAATTACGGAAATAAACGAAGATTTGCTGGAAGATATAGAAAAGCAGGTTTCCAAGGATTATAATTTTTCCGTAACGGACCACGAGCTTAAAATATACGGTTACTGCCGTAGCTGCAAAATATAA
- a CDS encoding D-alanyl-D-alanine carboxypeptidase family protein, translating to MVLLQIRIILLVLLYLLFLPLPALGQQPPQISGETAVLMDAQTGVVLYGKEENKKMYPASTTKVLTALVALERARLTDMVTIGSDAAHAGGSAIWLAEGERLTLEELLYALLLNSANDAGVAIAQHIAGSVEKFAEISNDRARELGAKNTHFTNPHGMPDENHYTTAYDLALIGRKAMENKDFRKIVATVNHEIPRADPEAQRYLFNHNKLLWSSVYGYQGATGLKTGYTVEAGQCIVASAERDGRELIAVVLHAEGSNLWTDAIALLNYGFANFENQQILDSKKILTSLPVQYGKGKVNLAPAGDYFYTFSVGEKDKLDIKLEPAAEVNAPVAKGQVLGNVILSLDGKTIERMELIAAQDVEKDWFAWGKSVAYWSIPPFLILLWVRRKIRLRRARRKRALRRKRYYSDLME from the coding sequence GTGGTATTATTGCAGATAAGAATCATTCTCCTGGTTTTATTATATCTCTTGTTCCTGCCGCTTCCGGCCCTAGGGCAGCAACCACCGCAAATAAGCGGTGAAACGGCGGTTCTCATGGATGCCCAAACGGGCGTGGTCCTTTATGGCAAAGAAGAAAATAAGAAGATGTACCCGGCCAGCACCACCAAAGTACTGACAGCCCTGGTGGCACTGGAACGGGCCCGCTTAACGGACATGGTGACCATCGGCTCCGATGCCGCCCATGCCGGAGGATCAGCCATCTGGCTGGCTGAAGGGGAACGCCTGACCTTGGAGGAACTCCTTTACGCCTTGCTTTTAAATTCGGCCAACGATGCCGGAGTGGCCATTGCCCAGCATATAGCGGGATCGGTGGAAAAATTTGCCGAGATCAGCAATGACCGGGCCAGGGAATTGGGGGCGAAGAACACTCATTTTACCAATCCCCATGGCATGCCGGACGAAAACCACTACACCACCGCCTATGATCTGGCATTAATCGGCCGGAAAGCCATGGAGAATAAGGATTTTCGTAAGATCGTTGCTACCGTAAACCATGAGATACCCCGGGCGGACCCGGAGGCCCAACGGTACCTTTTTAATCATAATAAACTGCTCTGGAGCAGTGTTTATGGTTATCAAGGAGCCACGGGACTTAAAACCGGATATACCGTGGAAGCCGGACAGTGTATTGTTGCTTCAGCCGAGAGAGACGGGAGAGAATTAATCGCCGTTGTGCTTCATGCTGAAGGAAGCAATCTTTGGACTGATGCCATTGCACTGCTGAACTACGGCTTTGCCAATTTTGAAAATCAGCAGATTCTTGACAGTAAAAAGATCCTGACCAGCCTGCCTGTTCAATATGGCAAAGGAAAAGTGAATCTGGCGCCAGCCGGGGATTATTTCTATACTTTTTCGGTGGGAGAGAAAGACAAACTGGATATCAAACTAGAGCCGGCCGCAGAGGTTAACGCACCGGTGGCCAAAGGCCAGGTGCTGGGAAATGTGATCCTTAGCCTGGACGGAAAGACCATTGAAAGAATGGAACTGATCGCAGCCCAGGATGTGGAAAAGGACTGGTTTGCTTGGGGCAAAAGTGTTGCTTACTGGAGTATACCTCCCTTTCTAATCCTTTTATGGGTTCGCAGAAAGATAAGGCTGAGGCGGGCAAGGCGAAAAAGAGCCCTTCGGCGAAAGCGGTATTACAGTGACTTGATGGAGTAG
- the feoB gene encoding ferrous iron transport protein B has protein sequence MKQTQPTHFQKRITGKNIVLVGNPNVGKSVFFSFLTGKYADVANFPGTTTQLKCGRYGEDAVTDTPGIYGLSSFNEEEKIVRDIVLNADILVNIVDAVHLERDLFLTQQLIDTGIPVLLVLNMMDEAEKQGLKIKARVLSEELGVPVLPTMAVKGMGLEKLKVVLYQARPGRVLPEVLGKLAELPDQVPRPEKLLILEGDFYVSARNQLEPREYRDELYQARRRWVNQLVDRSVKGIRVSHSLGMALGRLMIQPVTGIPILVLTLWGIYQLIGVFVAQTVVGFTEETLMGQYFEPMARALVGSLVLPNSAAYELLVGHFGVITMTVTYLFGLLFPLVLGFHLVLALLEDTGYLPRIATLLDRVLTFFGLNGQAVIPFVLGFGCVTMALMSTRLLGSQRERRIATIILALTVPCSAQLAIIATMLAGLGPGFAAVYGLTIISVFIGGGVLLNRLVPGQSSSLWIDLPPLRLPGFKNVLNKSWKKSIEFIQEAGPLFLLGSLVLGLLHVSGGLESIENAVVPLTVHWLGLPKEAAGGFIMGVIRREFGTAGLFSFPMTDLQKLVALTTITLFVPCIASAMLIFKERGWLEGTLIWVGTIGAACLIGGTMNQLLSLFETILPGSSPLTMLAGTIFLALASILGLSRVNL, from the coding sequence ATGAAGCAAACACAACCAACTCATTTCCAGAAAAGGATAACAGGAAAGAATATTGTCCTGGTAGGCAACCCCAATGTCGGAAAATCTGTGTTTTTCTCTTTTTTAACCGGCAAATATGCAGATGTGGCTAATTTCCCCGGCACAACCACCCAGCTTAAATGCGGGCGTTACGGCGAGGATGCTGTTACCGATACTCCAGGAATTTACGGCCTTTCATCCTTTAATGAAGAAGAAAAAATTGTCCGTGATATCGTCTTAAATGCGGATATTCTGGTTAATATTGTAGATGCGGTTCATTTAGAAAGGGATTTATTTTTAACCCAGCAGTTAATTGATACGGGTATTCCGGTTTTACTGGTGCTCAACATGATGGACGAGGCAGAAAAACAAGGCCTTAAAATCAAGGCCCGGGTATTAAGTGAAGAACTGGGTGTCCCGGTGCTTCCCACCATGGCTGTTAAGGGAATGGGCCTGGAAAAACTGAAGGTGGTTCTTTATCAGGCCAGGCCAGGACGGGTGTTGCCGGAAGTTCTAGGTAAGCTTGCAGAACTTCCCGATCAGGTACCCCGTCCGGAAAAGCTCCTGATTTTAGAGGGAGATTTCTATGTGTCTGCCAGAAACCAGTTGGAGCCGAGGGAATACAGGGACGAGCTTTACCAGGCACGACGCCGTTGGGTGAACCAACTGGTTGATAGGTCTGTAAAGGGCATTCGTGTGAGCCATAGCCTGGGGATGGCCTTAGGACGCTTGATGATTCAGCCGGTCACCGGCATTCCCATTTTGGTTTTAACCCTATGGGGCATTTACCAATTGATTGGTGTTTTTGTGGCTCAAACCGTGGTGGGTTTTACCGAAGAAACGCTGATGGGTCAGTATTTTGAGCCCATGGCCAGAGCCCTGGTGGGTTCCCTGGTTCTACCAAATTCAGCGGCTTATGAACTTCTGGTGGGTCATTTTGGCGTCATTACCATGACTGTGACCTATCTTTTTGGTCTACTGTTTCCCCTGGTTCTAGGTTTTCATTTAGTGTTGGCGCTGTTGGAAGATACCGGTTATCTGCCGCGCATTGCCACCTTATTGGACCGGGTCCTCACTTTCTTCGGACTCAACGGCCAGGCGGTAATTCCTTTTGTTTTGGGATTTGGCTGCGTAACCATGGCCCTAATGTCCACTCGTTTGTTGGGCTCCCAGCGGGAGCGGCGGATTGCCACCATCATTTTAGCTTTAACGGTTCCCTGTTCAGCCCAACTGGCCATTATCGCCACCATGCTGGCGGGCCTGGGGCCCGGCTTTGCAGCGGTGTACGGATTGACCATTATCAGTGTATTTATCGGCGGAGGCGTTCTCTTAAACCGGCTGGTGCCCGGCCAGTCTTCCTCCCTGTGGATTGACTTGCCTCCTTTGCGGCTGCCCGGGTTTAAAAATGTACTGAATAAAAGTTGGAAAAAAAGCATTGAGTTTATCCAGGAGGCGGGCCCCTTATTTCTTCTGGGATCCCTGGTCCTTGGCCTGCTGCATGTTTCCGGGGGGCTGGAGTCCATTGAGAATGCGGTGGTTCCCCTGACAGTGCACTGGCTGGGGCTGCCTAAGGAAGCTGCCGGCGGATTTATTATGGGGGTTATACGAAGGGAGTTTGGCACCGCCGGACTATTTTCCTTTCCCATGACCGACCTGCAAAAACTGGTGGCCCTCACCACCATCACTTTGTTTGTTCCTTGCATTGCTTCAGCCATGCTGATTTTCAAAGAAAGAGGCTGGCTGGAAGGCACCCTGATCTGGGTGGGGACCATTGGGGCAGCCTGTCTGATCGGGGGGACAATGAATCAACTCCTCTCACTATTTGAGACAATTTTGCCCGGCAGTTCACCGCTGACCATGCTGGCCGGCACCATTTTTCTGGCCTTGGCGTCCATTTTGGGTTTAAGTCGGGTAAATTTGTAA